A stretch of Acidovorax sp. RAC01 DNA encodes these proteins:
- the glgX gene encoding glycogen debranching protein GlgX, whose amino-acid sequence MKHGSTPEHTQESPPSTTRGPRHHVGAGRHWPLGATLDREGVNFAVFSSVATRVEVCLFSEGGRETSRIALPSLTHEVWHGHIAGLKAGQRYGLRVHGPYDPVAGARCNPAKLLIDPYALALDRPVRGRADQYGYEVGHEDEDMAASNTNNGSTAPKCRVVRSRFDWSGDTPPRIPPEDTVFYEVHVKGFTQSNPAVPQALRSTYAGLAAPASIAHLTSLGVTSVELLPVQAFIDDQRLVDAGLTNYWGYNTVAFMAPEPRYAAPASDGGVEEFKTMVKGLHAAGLEVILDVVYNHTGEGNHLGPTLSLKGIDNAAYYRLSPENLRMTVDYTGTGNTVDTTSPPALRLIMDSLRYWVQEMHVDGFRFDLASALGRDAEGAYTLRATFFAAIAQDPVLSRVKLIAEPWDLGPFGYQIGGFPAGWMEWNGRYRDAVRDYWVNADGSLPAFAACICGSADIYQWRRRRPTDSVNIVTVHDGFTLADLVSYNEKHNEANGEDSRDGESHNRSWNCGVEGDTDDESVIALRARQMRNLLATLFISRGTPLLLGGDEVGRTQGGNNNGYCQDSPLTWHDWERVPAQAAGLHGFVAALSALRQRLPVLHMADWPAEPGAGDCTAVVRWYSVWGHEMTAQEWEDPAVRCVAAVMDDCNAGGRSVVALFNASDEETTFTLPAEESPRTWAVHLDTRDTTVHALDTVDAGPAQSLESGGQWTLVSHSMALLVAPTPPGLQAP is encoded by the coding sequence ATGAAACACGGGAGCACGCCAGAGCACACGCAGGAATCACCCCCCTCCACCACGCGTGGCCCCAGGCATCACGTCGGCGCGGGACGCCACTGGCCGCTGGGCGCCACGCTCGACCGCGAGGGCGTGAACTTCGCGGTCTTTTCGTCGGTCGCCACGCGGGTGGAGGTGTGCCTGTTTTCCGAAGGCGGCCGCGAGACCTCACGCATCGCCCTACCGTCGCTGACCCATGAGGTGTGGCACGGCCACATCGCCGGGCTCAAGGCCGGGCAGCGCTACGGCCTGCGGGTGCACGGCCCGTACGACCCCGTTGCAGGCGCACGCTGCAATCCAGCCAAGCTGCTGATCGACCCGTATGCACTGGCACTGGACCGCCCCGTGCGCGGGCGTGCCGACCAGTACGGCTATGAGGTGGGCCACGAGGACGAAGACATGGCCGCAAGCAACACTAACAACGGCTCGACGGCCCCCAAGTGCCGTGTGGTGCGGTCGCGGTTCGACTGGTCGGGCGACACGCCGCCGCGCATTCCGCCCGAGGACACGGTCTTCTACGAGGTGCATGTCAAAGGCTTCACGCAATCCAACCCTGCGGTGCCCCAGGCCCTGCGCAGCACCTATGCGGGGCTTGCAGCGCCTGCCTCCATCGCCCATCTCACGAGCCTGGGCGTGACCAGCGTGGAGCTGTTGCCGGTGCAGGCGTTCATTGACGACCAGCGGCTGGTGGACGCGGGCCTGACCAACTACTGGGGCTACAACACCGTGGCCTTCATGGCGCCTGAGCCGCGCTATGCAGCGCCCGCTAGCGACGGCGGCGTGGAAGAGTTCAAGACCATGGTCAAGGGCCTGCACGCCGCGGGGCTGGAGGTGATCCTGGATGTCGTCTACAACCACACGGGCGAGGGCAACCACCTGGGCCCCACGCTGAGTCTCAAGGGCATCGACAACGCCGCCTACTACCGGCTCTCGCCCGAGAACCTGCGGATGACGGTGGACTACACCGGCACAGGCAACACGGTGGACACCACCAGTCCGCCAGCGCTGCGCCTCATCATGGACAGCCTGCGCTACTGGGTGCAGGAAATGCATGTGGACGGCTTTCGCTTTGACCTGGCCTCTGCGCTGGGGCGCGACGCAGAGGGCGCCTACACCCTGCGCGCAACGTTCTTCGCAGCCATCGCGCAAGACCCCGTGCTCTCCCGCGTCAAGCTCATCGCCGAACCGTGGGACCTGGGGCCCTTCGGCTACCAGATTGGCGGCTTCCCGGCCGGGTGGATGGAATGGAACGGCCGCTACCGCGATGCCGTGCGCGACTACTGGGTGAACGCCGATGGCAGCCTGCCCGCGTTTGCCGCCTGCATCTGCGGCTCTGCCGACATCTATCAGTGGCGCCGCCGCAGGCCCACCGACAGCGTCAACATCGTGACCGTGCATGACGGCTTCACGCTGGCCGACCTGGTGAGCTACAACGAAAAACACAACGAGGCCAATGGCGAAGACAGCCGCGACGGCGAATCGCACAACCGCAGCTGGAACTGCGGCGTCGAAGGCGATACGGATGACGAAAGCGTGATTGCGCTGCGTGCGCGGCAGATGCGCAACCTGCTGGCCACGCTGTTCATCTCGCGCGGCACGCCGCTGCTGCTGGGCGGCGACGAGGTAGGCCGTACCCAGGGTGGCAACAACAACGGCTACTGCCAGGACAGCCCCCTGACCTGGCACGACTGGGAACGCGTGCCCGCGCAGGCCGCGGGGCTGCACGGCTTTGTGGCGGCCCTGTCTGCACTGCGCCAGCGGCTTCCGGTGCTGCACATGGCCGACTGGCCTGCAGAGCCCGGCGCGGGCGACTGCACGGCCGTGGTGCGCTGGTACAGCGTGTGGGGCCACGAGATGACCGCGCAGGAGTGGGAAGACCCGGCCGTGCGCTGCGTGGCTGCCGTGATGGACGACTGCAACGCAGGCGGCAGGTCGGTGGTGGCTCTCTTCAATGCGTCGGACGAAGAAACCACCTTCACGCTGCCGGCAGAGGAATCGCCCCGCACCTGGGCGGTGCACCTGGACACGCGCGATACGACAGTCCATGCGCTCGACACCGTGGATGCAGGCCCCGCGCAGTCGCTGGAATCCGGCGGCCAGTGGACGCTGGTTTCGCACTCGATGGCGCTGCTCGTTGCGCCCACCCCACCCGGTTTGCAAGCCCCATGA
- a CDS encoding sugar phosphate nucleotidyltransferase, with protein sequence MSRTRNVLAIVMAGGEGSRLHPLTAERCKPAVPFNGKHRIVDFVLSNLVNSEIYSIYLLVQYKSQSLIEHVRSSWTMTRFIPEHFVTVVPPQMRNGPEWFQGTADSVYQNIHLIESFRPDIVAVFGADHIYRMDVRQMVDFHRTHNAHVSVATLPVPLALCNQFGIVETDARHRTCPTANGLSMPAPTRQSRRKSRMACCTARWSVRAAWWTAPRSTTPCCGDRWWSSAMRNWSTAS encoded by the coding sequence ATGTCACGCACACGCAACGTATTGGCCATCGTCATGGCAGGGGGCGAAGGCTCCCGGCTGCACCCGCTCACCGCAGAGCGCTGCAAGCCCGCCGTTCCCTTCAATGGAAAGCACCGCATCGTCGACTTCGTGCTGTCCAACCTGGTCAACTCCGAGATCTATTCGATCTATCTGCTGGTGCAGTACAAGTCGCAGTCGCTCATCGAGCATGTGCGCAGCTCCTGGACCATGACGCGCTTCATCCCCGAGCATTTCGTCACGGTGGTGCCGCCGCAAATGCGCAACGGCCCCGAATGGTTCCAGGGCACGGCGGACTCGGTCTACCAGAACATCCACCTCATCGAGTCCTTTCGTCCCGACATCGTGGCGGTGTTCGGCGCCGACCACATCTACCGCATGGATGTGCGCCAGATGGTGGATTTCCATCGCACCCACAACGCGCATGTGAGCGTGGCCACGCTGCCCGTGCCGCTGGCGCTGTGCAACCAGTTCGGCATTGTGGAAACCGACGCGCGCCACCGCACATGTCCAACCGCGAATGGCCTATCTATGCCAGCCCCGACCAGGCAGAGTCGGCGCAAATCGAGAATGGCGTGCTGCACCGCTCGATGGTCGGTTCGGGCTGCGTGGTGGACGGCGCCTCGCTCGACCACGCCATGTTGCGGCGATCGGTGGTGGTCGAGCGCGATGCGCAACTGGAGCACTGCATCGTGA
- a CDS encoding SDR family oxidoreductase — protein sequence MNTTPQDNTNPTQNPAARGDEATDDTVAQQRRIQASQDRKDGAEQSQEGGESSAAAPGPGRTEPGTPLPDQHLEKPGHEKDMELKPRFEAPGYQGSGKLQGFAAFITGGDSGIGRAVAVLFAREGADVAIGYLSEHEDAEETRRLVEAEGTRCITLPGDVKDPAYCQTAIRQVVDTFGKLNVLVNNAAFQEHASSLEDLTEERFDETFKTNIYGYFRMAKAALPHLGRGDCIINTGSVTGLKGSKELLDYSATKGAIHAFTKALAHNVADRGIRVNAVAPGPVWTPLNPADKSPQDIQKFGEQTHMKRPAQPEEISPAYVFLASPACASYITGIVLPITGTAGDGA from the coding sequence ATGAACACCACCCCCCAGGACAACACCAACCCGACCCAGAACCCTGCCGCCCGTGGCGACGAGGCCACTGACGACACCGTCGCCCAGCAGCGGCGCATACAGGCCAGCCAGGACCGCAAGGACGGAGCCGAACAGAGCCAGGAGGGCGGCGAAAGCAGCGCTGCAGCCCCCGGCCCGGGCCGCACCGAGCCGGGAACGCCCCTGCCCGACCAGCACCTCGAAAAACCGGGCCATGAAAAGGACATGGAACTCAAGCCGCGCTTCGAGGCGCCCGGCTACCAGGGCAGCGGCAAGCTGCAGGGCTTTGCGGCTTTCATCACCGGCGGTGATTCGGGCATTGGTCGCGCCGTGGCCGTGCTGTTTGCACGCGAAGGCGCCGACGTGGCCATCGGCTACCTGTCAGAGCATGAAGACGCCGAGGAAACACGCCGCCTGGTCGAGGCCGAAGGCACACGCTGCATCACGCTGCCGGGGGACGTGAAGGACCCTGCCTATTGCCAGACCGCCATCCGGCAGGTGGTGGACACCTTTGGCAAGCTCAACGTGCTGGTCAACAACGCCGCCTTTCAGGAACACGCGTCCTCGCTCGAAGACCTGACCGAAGAGCGTTTTGACGAGACCTTCAAGACCAACATCTACGGCTACTTCCGCATGGCCAAGGCCGCACTGCCGCACCTGGGCCGGGGCGACTGCATCATCAACACCGGCTCGGTCACGGGCCTCAAGGGCAGCAAGGAGTTGCTGGATTACTCGGCCACCAAGGGCGCCATCCACGCCTTCACCAAGGCGCTGGCCCACAACGTGGCCGACCGGGGCATCCGCGTGAATGCGGTGGCGCCGGGCCCGGTGTGGACGCCGTTGAACCCGGCAGACAAGTCGCCGCAAGACATCCAGAAATTCGGCGAGCAGACGCACATGAAACGCCCCGCGCAGCCCGAGGAAATCTCACCGGCCTACGTGTTCCTGGCGTCGCCAGCGTGTGCGAGCTACATCACGGGCATCGTGCTGCCCATTACGGGCACCGCGGGCGACGGGGCCTGA
- a CDS encoding alpha/beta hydrolase family protein, protein MATRERALEIAVDGRTIAGTLIAPDTRLPGVMLVHGWDGSQVQYLARARALAAMGCICLTFDLRGHARDKAHRATVTREENLCDMLAAYDLLAAHPAVDSNAMLVVGSSYGGYLAALMSALRPVRWLALRVPALYQDDDWLVPKQQLSRTALAQYRAQVQPPDSNRALAASNVFRGDVLLVESECDDIVPHPTIESYRSAFSGARSMTYRVIKGADHSLARPEWAENYTTLLLNWFREMLGNAAMALPLPVR, encoded by the coding sequence ATGGCCACCCGTGAGCGCGCCCTGGAGATTGCGGTGGACGGCCGCACTATTGCGGGCACGCTGATAGCGCCCGATACCCGGCTGCCGGGGGTGATGCTGGTGCACGGCTGGGACGGCAGCCAGGTGCAGTACCTTGCCCGCGCGCGCGCCCTGGCGGCCATGGGCTGCATCTGCCTCACGTTCGACCTGCGCGGCCATGCCCGCGACAAGGCGCACCGCGCGACCGTGACGCGCGAGGAAAACCTGTGCGACATGCTGGCCGCCTACGACCTGCTGGCAGCCCACCCCGCGGTGGACAGCAACGCCATGCTGGTGGTGGGCAGCAGCTACGGCGGGTATCTGGCCGCATTGATGAGCGCGCTGCGGCCCGTGCGCTGGCTGGCGCTGCGGGTCCCTGCGCTCTACCAGGATGACGACTGGCTGGTGCCCAAGCAGCAATTGAGCCGCACCGCACTTGCGCAGTACCGCGCACAGGTGCAACCGCCCGACAGCAACCGCGCACTGGCGGCCAGCAACGTATTTCGCGGCGATGTGCTGCTGGTCGAATCGGAGTGCGACGACATCGTGCCGCACCCCACCATCGAGAGCTACCGCAGTGCGTTCAGCGGTGCCCGGTCGATGACCTACCGCGTGATCAAGGGTGCAGACCACAGCCTGGCCCGGCCCGAGTGGGCTGAGAACTACACGACGCTGCTGCTCAACTGGTTTCGCGAAATGCTGGGCAACGCGGCCATGGCTCTGCCGCTGCCTGTGCGCTGA
- a CDS encoding DUF3182 family protein encodes MSARAGQTTADAAGESQPASERPVMPWTGNAGPRRSAHEHATLNIIARETARLLGTPCVAELPVSAWPQQPFLVPMATLDSATAHSLGVRTEDDLLGGVVPHDFVATKTITHPLASADATAPPGWSTTFAQQVRGATLAGHAAFSRADALHAGQRLLAYGPVRLKPAGEAGGRGQAVVGSMAALQAWMDTLDDTTLHTWGLVLEHNLRNADTLSVGQVRLGGMQVSYWGRQRQTTNGQDQPAYGGSDLTVVRGDFAALLHSLAPGPLRSAVDQAMVYHAAALACYPGFFASRINYDVVQGVNAAGEWSSGVLEQSWRVGGATPAELAALHALQAHPRLATVHARCVEQFGPPGALPEGATVYYQGDDPEVGPLTKYAGVVPDGHP; translated from the coding sequence ATGTCAGCGCGGGCCGGCCAGACCACTGCTGACGCAGCAGGCGAGTCCCAGCCCGCCAGCGAGCGCCCGGTAATGCCCTGGACCGGCAACGCAGGCCCCCGCCGCAGCGCGCACGAACATGCCACGCTGAACATCATTGCCCGCGAAACGGCGCGCCTGCTGGGCACGCCCTGCGTCGCCGAGCTGCCGGTATCCGCATGGCCGCAGCAGCCCTTTCTGGTGCCCATGGCCACCCTGGATTCCGCGACCGCGCACAGCCTGGGCGTGCGCACCGAAGACGACCTGCTGGGCGGCGTGGTACCACATGACTTTGTGGCGACCAAAACCATCACGCATCCGCTGGCCAGCGCGGATGCCACCGCACCGCCGGGCTGGAGCACAACCTTTGCACAGCAGGTCAGGGGCGCCACGCTGGCAGGACATGCGGCGTTCTCGCGGGCCGATGCGCTGCATGCCGGGCAGCGGCTGCTGGCCTATGGCCCGGTGCGCCTGAAGCCCGCAGGCGAGGCCGGCGGACGCGGGCAGGCCGTGGTCGGCAGCATGGCCGCGCTGCAGGCCTGGATGGACACACTGGACGACACCACGCTGCACACCTGGGGCCTGGTGCTGGAGCACAACCTGCGCAATGCCGACACGCTGAGCGTTGGCCAGGTGCGGCTGGGCGGCATGCAGGTGTCGTACTGGGGCCGGCAGCGGCAGACGACCAATGGGCAGGACCAGCCGGCCTATGGCGGTTCGGACCTCACGGTGGTGCGCGGAGACTTTGCAGCCCTGCTGCACAGCCTGGCACCCGGCCCGCTGCGCTCGGCCGTGGATCAGGCCATGGTCTACCACGCAGCCGCGCTGGCCTGCTACCCGGGCTTTTTTGCTTCGCGCATCAACTACGACGTGGTGCAGGGCGTCAACGCGGCGGGCGAATGGTCATCGGGCGTGCTGGAGCAATCGTGGCGCGTGGGCGGGGCCACCCCCGCAGAGCTGGCCGCGCTGCACGCACTGCAGGCCCACCCCAGGCTGGCAACGGTGCACGCGCGCTGTGTAGAGCAGTTCGGGCCGCCGGGCGCGCTGCCGGAGGGCGCCACGGTCTACTACCAGGGCGATGACCCGGAGGTCGGCCCCCTCACCAAATACGCAGGGGTGGTGCCCGATGGCCACCCGTGA
- a CDS encoding HU family DNA-binding protein, with product MATAKKTTAPATKAAKAAAPAKKAAAPVAKKAAAPAAKAAPAALKPIKTAFNKTTLVAHLAEQSGVEPKATKAVLAALEAAILGSVHKKGSGEFTLPGLMKIGLQQIPAKKKRFGKDPFTGEERWFPAKPASVKIKTRALKKLKDATV from the coding sequence ATGGCAACTGCAAAGAAAACCACCGCTCCCGCAACGAAGGCCGCCAAGGCCGCTGCACCCGCCAAGAAGGCTGCTGCGCCTGTAGCCAAGAAGGCTGCAGCACCTGCCGCCAAGGCCGCGCCCGCAGCCCTCAAGCCCATCAAGACCGCTTTCAACAAGACCACGCTGGTGGCGCACCTGGCCGAGCAGTCGGGTGTGGAACCCAAGGCCACCAAGGCCGTGCTGGCCGCGCTGGAAGCCGCCATCCTGGGCTCTGTGCACAAGAAGGGTTCCGGCGAATTCACGCTGCCAGGCCTGATGAAGATCGGCCTGCAGCAGATCCCCGCGAAGAAGAAGCGCTTTGGCAAGGACCCGTTCACGGGTGAAGAGCGTTGGTTCCCCGCCAAGCCCGCCTCGGTCAAGATCAAGACCCGCGCGCTCAAGAAGCTCAAGGACGCCACCGTCTGA
- a CDS encoding GGDEF domain-containing protein, which yields MLQLLGAVVLVATMALVGRMATTEWQAVSSASYSLRLLEPLRAGLVAMEMVSRERGPTNAALGDAMPMTQVRSDALQQARLRTDRALLTLRDAVAGVAGSPGMQTELPQRVEAARVALAQARTVVDQTLTLPGARRSAERIRSAVYAMVAVVPLLAPVNTALAGGAQQAYPALGDDVQGALLAADLREYAGLLGSHFTAALVKGEPFSAAEHRAIDETSGRIAQLRFLIELRVRGSARPASVLHAWDTVEARYFGAAQTLLQSVLREGDAGGRYGLTAADFAARYVPDMNPVLELRDALLLQARESAMREHDRAVQVLLWALLGAAVLLAALGSALYVLQRRVLRPLVRATGALHALAYQGHGHESPPQPPATQDEVAAVVGAVRLLEQQTHRRHELERERDQLIEQLREQSATDYLTGLRNRRSFITAAHDRLLQAQRYGFDVAVVLLDIDWFKQLNDSHGHAAGDRALQAVAQVLRTELRETDLAARFGGEEFVVMLTHCDPEAALHFALRLREAISDLEVQGAEGQPVRMTASLGVANSRSVGLALEALLSAADQAMYSAKNAGRDQVVQS from the coding sequence ATGCTCCAACTGCTCGGCGCCGTGGTGCTGGTGGCTACCATGGCGCTCGTGGGGCGCATGGCCACCACCGAGTGGCAGGCTGTGAGCAGCGCGTCTTACAGCCTGCGCCTGCTGGAGCCCCTGCGCGCCGGGCTCGTCGCCATGGAGATGGTCTCGCGCGAGCGCGGCCCCACCAATGCAGCGCTGGGCGATGCCATGCCCATGACGCAGGTGCGCAGCGATGCGCTGCAGCAGGCCCGCCTGCGCACCGACCGCGCGCTCCTTACTTTGCGCGACGCTGTGGCGGGCGTGGCAGGCAGCCCCGGCATGCAGACCGAGCTGCCCCAGCGTGTGGAAGCCGCTCGGGTCGCGCTGGCGCAGGCCCGTACGGTGGTGGACCAGACCCTGACGCTGCCCGGCGCGCGGCGGTCTGCCGAACGCATCCGCTCTGCGGTGTACGCCATGGTGGCGGTGGTACCGCTGCTGGCGCCGGTCAACACGGCGCTGGCGGGTGGCGCGCAGCAGGCCTACCCGGCCCTGGGTGACGATGTGCAGGGCGCGTTGCTGGCCGCCGACCTGCGCGAGTACGCCGGCCTGCTCGGTTCCCATTTCACGGCGGCGCTTGTCAAGGGCGAGCCTTTTTCTGCGGCCGAACACCGGGCCATCGACGAGACCAGTGGCCGCATTGCGCAGCTGCGGTTCCTGATCGAGCTTCGCGTGCGGGGTAGCGCGCGCCCTGCCAGCGTGCTCCATGCGTGGGACACGGTCGAGGCCCGCTACTTTGGCGCCGCGCAGACGCTGCTTCAGTCTGTACTCCGGGAAGGGGATGCCGGTGGCCGCTATGGCCTGACCGCGGCGGACTTTGCTGCGCGCTACGTGCCCGACATGAACCCCGTGCTGGAGCTGCGCGACGCCCTGCTGCTGCAGGCGCGCGAGAGCGCGATGCGCGAGCACGACCGCGCGGTGCAGGTGCTGCTGTGGGCACTACTGGGCGCCGCGGTGCTGCTGGCAGCGCTGGGCAGTGCCCTGTATGTGCTGCAGCGGCGCGTGCTGCGCCCGCTGGTGCGCGCCACCGGTGCCCTGCACGCCCTGGCCTACCAGGGGCACGGTCACGAATCGCCACCGCAGCCACCGGCAACGCAGGACGAAGTGGCCGCCGTTGTCGGCGCAGTGCGCCTGCTGGAGCAGCAGACGCACCGCCGCCATGAACTGGAGCGCGAGCGCGACCAGCTCATCGAGCAGCTGCGCGAACAGTCGGCCACCGACTACCTCACGGGCTTGCGCAACCGCCGGTCATTCATCACCGCCGCCCACGACAGGCTGTTGCAGGCGCAGCGCTACGGGTTTGATGTGGCCGTGGTGTTGCTGGACATTGACTGGTTCAAGCAGCTCAACGACAGCCATGGCCATGCTGCCGGCGACCGCGCGCTGCAGGCCGTGGCGCAGGTGCTGCGCACCGAACTGCGCGAGACCGATCTGGCGGCCCGCTTTGGTGGCGAGGAGTTTGTGGTGATGCTCACGCATTGCGACCCCGAGGCCGCGTTGCACTTTGCCCTGCGCTTGCGCGAGGCCATCAGCGACCTGGAGGTGCAGGGTGCCGAGGGCCAGCCGGTCCGCATGACGGCAAGCCTGGGTGTGGCCAACTCGCGCAGCGTGGGCCTGGCGCTGGAAGCGCTGCTTTCAGCGGCAGACCAGGCGATGTACTCCGCCAAAAATGCGGGGCGGGATCAGGTGGTGCAGTCATAG
- a CDS encoding SGNH/GDSL hydrolase family protein, which translates to MSVAAITAGALLLTACAPWRILTAADLAREARPYTAAPEQPTRRLLVVGDSTAVGTGADAAADSLVGLIGQTHPQWRIDNLAANGAKFEDVARQLQEAAGGYDLVLVMAGGNDVIRFTSEDKLRSDMDRTLALARQRGAQVVLMPCGDVGHAPFFIPPLSWGMSRRSERLHTMAQAVAATHGARYVRLLKPRAQDPFLLHSKALHAADGLHPSSAGYEEWFSELLAQGGLAGVAP; encoded by the coding sequence ATGTCGGTGGCTGCCATCACCGCCGGTGCGCTGCTCCTTACCGCCTGCGCGCCCTGGCGCATCCTGACCGCGGCCGACCTGGCCCGCGAAGCGCGGCCCTACACCGCTGCGCCCGAGCAGCCCACCAGGCGGCTGCTCGTGGTGGGCGACAGCACTGCCGTGGGCACCGGCGCAGACGCTGCGGCCGACAGCCTGGTGGGACTGATCGGACAGACGCACCCGCAGTGGCGCATCGACAACCTTGCCGCCAACGGCGCGAAATTCGAGGACGTGGCCCGCCAGCTGCAGGAGGCCGCCGGTGGCTACGACCTGGTGCTGGTGATGGCCGGGGGCAACGATGTGATCCGCTTCACATCCGAAGACAAGCTACGCAGCGACATGGACCGCACCCTGGCACTGGCCCGCCAGCGCGGCGCGCAGGTGGTGCTGATGCCGTGCGGCGATGTGGGCCACGCGCCGTTTTTCATACCGCCGCTGTCGTGGGGCATGTCGCGCCGCTCGGAGCGCCTGCATACCATGGCGCAGGCTGTGGCTGCCACCCACGGCGCGCGCTACGTGCGGCTGCTCAAGCCGCGGGCACAAGACCCGTTTTTGCTGCACAGCAAGGCGCTGCACGCGGCCGATGGCCTGCACCCCAGCAGTGCGGGGTACGAGGAGTGGTTCAGCGAACTGCTGGCGCAGGGCGGCCTGGCAGGCGTTGCGCCGTAG
- a CDS encoding SPOR domain-containing protein, with the protein MRPTTDPSDSLIPAMSLDSPSDNAMNALYRAALGPMNTAYYLPVFDRFDATGRTTTTWNWAASVFTLGWMVFRQLWSPALVYVAAAEGLALLVFALGRVLLQWPQGIEWGVLATVAVLAFAVPGMYGNAMLHTDIRKRIARALAASRTVPEACDMLAGQASTRRRLQLVVLGHAAIVAAAVLAYLLMPQDGSQRRFAMEPEVTVAQATSASAAASAPVAAGTVGTVTEAVAASDAVASEASAAPVTATAPAPGAVPVAPPVAAATAASPPPAATASSAQATVPPKAAASATAPATTPPPATPPATPPTTPPAARTPVTAPASAPAAEQGAPAPTAPPAATPAPSASSARKAGSPPPRDTASPRAAAPARPAAEGQAPVPAASRAASKSPKGAATAATGDAALPPPVGTLPGYYINVGLFAEEANARKAQARLLNEGLPAFRQELTTAAGQRIRVRVGPYATKAQADKTAAAIRAMQLEAVVFRK; encoded by the coding sequence ATGCGCCCCACCACGGACCCCTCCGACTCCCTGATTCCCGCCATGTCGCTGGATTCGCCCTCGGACAACGCCATGAACGCGCTCTACCGCGCGGCGCTGGGCCCCATGAACACGGCGTACTACCTGCCGGTGTTCGACCGGTTTGACGCCACCGGCCGCACCACCACCACCTGGAACTGGGCCGCCAGCGTGTTCACGCTGGGGTGGATGGTGTTCCGCCAGCTCTGGAGCCCCGCGCTGGTGTACGTGGCCGCGGCCGAAGGGCTGGCGTTGCTGGTGTTTGCGCTGGGCCGCGTGCTGCTGCAGTGGCCGCAGGGCATTGAATGGGGCGTGCTGGCCACGGTGGCCGTGCTGGCTTTTGCCGTGCCAGGCATGTACGGCAACGCCATGCTGCACACCGACATCCGCAAGCGCATCGCCCGCGCGCTCGCCGCATCACGCACCGTGCCGGAGGCTTGCGACATGCTGGCAGGCCAGGCCAGCACCCGCCGACGCCTGCAGCTGGTGGTGCTGGGGCATGCAGCCATCGTGGCCGCAGCCGTGCTGGCTTACCTGCTGATGCCGCAAGACGGCAGCCAGCGGCGGTTTGCGATGGAGCCTGAAGTGACGGTGGCGCAAGCCACCTCGGCCAGCGCAGCGGCGTCGGCGCCCGTGGCCGCGGGAACCGTGGGCACGGTGACCGAGGCCGTTGCCGCATCCGACGCCGTGGCTTCTGAAGCGTCTGCTGCGCCTGTCACGGCAACGGCGCCTGCGCCCGGCGCTGTTCCTGTCGCTCCGCCTGTCGCTGCAGCGACTGCCGCCAGCCCACCGCCCGCCGCCACGGCAAGCTCTGCACAGGCCACCGTTCCGCCCAAAGCGGCTGCCTCAGCTACGGCCCCGGCAACCACGCCGCCACCCGCCACCCCACCCGCCACCCCACCTACTACCCCACCTGCAGCGCGAACGCCAGTCACCGCCCCGGCCAGCGCGCCCGCGGCCGAACAGGGCGCACCGGCCCCCACCGCGCCGCCTGCGGCTACGCCAGCGCCTTCGGCATCCTCTGCACGCAAGGCCGGCAGCCCGCCGCCGCGTGACACAGCCAGCCCGCGCGCGGCAGCGCCAGCCAGGCCGGCCGCAGAGGGGCAGGCTCCGGTACCTGCAGCCTCGCGCGCGGCCAGCAAATCACCCAAAGGTGCCGCCACCGCGGCGACCGGCGACGCCGCATTGCCCCCGCCCGTGGGCACCCTGCCGGGCTACTACATCAACGTGGGGTTGTTTGCCGAAGAGGCCAACGCGCGCAAGGCGCAGGCGCGGCTGCTCAACGAAGGCCTGCCGGCCTTCCGCCAGGAGCTGACCACGGCTGCAGGCCAGCGCATCCGCGTGCGCGTGGGGCCCTACGCCACGAAGGCACAGGCCGACAAGACCGCAGCGGCCATCAGGGCCATGCAGCTGGAAGCGGTTGTCTTCAGGAAGTAA